The following proteins come from a genomic window of Lycium ferocissimum isolate CSIRO_LF1 chromosome 4, AGI_CSIRO_Lferr_CH_V1, whole genome shotgun sequence:
- the LOC132053823 gene encoding uncharacterized protein LOC132053823: MKVATWNVRGFNKLHKHKEMMRIVNKEKVVVMAITEHRVTEQKAPSIIKKVDINFAFTAIYGLHTIDDRKILWQDIQRLEPNIQQPWLVMGDFKAVLKHNDRMGGSPIQDAEVADFEQLLDTTSLTVMKTVGRFYTWTNSHVHSRIDRGLVNAEWMNLWPHLEVEATDPYFSDHSMLCVTFASDQRRSARPFRFLNHLTTHTDFHEVVKQVWDTPMQGSHMTLIWNKLKLMKEEMKKMNHQEFSNVEQRIQSYRQQLSEVQEQLRDCFSDPTLYATEKEIKLSLEKWILVEESILRQKSRVQWLKLGDTNSKIFPCLSQE, translated from the exons ATGAAAGTTGCAACATGGAATGTGAGGGGATTCAATAAGCTTCATAAGCATAAAGAGATGATGAGGATAGTGAATAAAGAGAAAGTGGTGGTGATGGCCATTACTGAACATAGAGTTACTGAGCAAAAAGCACCAAGTATTATCAAAAAAGT TGATATTAACTTTGCTTTCACTGCCATTTATGGATTACATACCATTGATGATAGGAAAATTTTGTGGCAAGACATTCAGAGACTTGAGCCTAATATCCAACAACCTTGGCTTGTTATGGGGGACTTTAAAGCTGTTTTGAAACATAATGATAGAATGGGAGGTAGTCCAATCCAGGATGCTGAAGTAGCTGATTTTGAACAACTCCTGGACACAACTAGCCTAACTGTGATGAAAACTGTGGGAAGATTCTACACCTGGACAAACTCTCATGTCCATAGTAGGATAGATAGGGGACTTGTTAATGCTGAGTGGATGAACTTGTGGCCACATTTGGAGGTGGAAGCTACTGATCCTTACTTCTCTGATCATTCCATGCTGTGTGTTACATTTGCTAGCGATCAAAGAAGAAGTGCAAGACCATTTAGGTTTCTAAACCACCTAACAACTCATACAGATTTTCACGAGGTAGTGAAACAAGTCTGGGATACTCCAATGCAGGGGAGTCATATGACTCTTATTTGGAATAAACTGAAACTTATGAAGGAggagatgaaaaaaatgaatcaCCAAGAATTTTCAAATGTCGAGCAGAGGATACAGAGCTACAGGCAACAGTTGAGTGAAGTTCAGGAACAACTTAGAGATTGCTTCTCCGATCCCACATTATATGCCactgaaaaagaaattaagctTTCTCTTGAGAAGTGGATATTAGTTGAAGAAAGCATTCTCAGACAGAAATCCAGAGTACAATGGTTGAAGTTAGGAGATACAAACTCAAAGATATTTCCATGCCTGTCTCAAGAATAG
- the LOC132051850 gene encoding auxin efflux carrier component 6 → MIGANDFYKVMCAMVPLYFAMLVAYGSVKWWKIFSPEQCSGINRFVAVFAVPVLSFHFISQNNPYQMDTKFILADTLSKILVLVLLSLWAICKGQLDWLITLFSVSTLPNTLVMGIPLLNAMYGDFTQSLMVQLVVLQCIIWYTLLLFLFEYRAATILIKNQFPGNAAAAITKFEIDNDIISLDGRSPLCTESEIDRNGRIHVRIRRSTSSAPESAFSSSIGITPRASNLSNAEIFSVHTPLQDIPFGHGDLGVGFRAASSPRLSGGYASSDPCYSLQPTPRASNFNELDTTTCTTTGNTPMWVMSPVAGKVCRQPSPSAKMAAWESPGKSCLNGVSRQGYRDDVGEKEISFRDISNFPVQGGAADSANNIKQEMPNALVMLRLIIVMVGRKLSRNPNTYSSIIGLLWSLISFRWNVGMPSLVKYSIKIISDAGLGMAMFSLGLFMALQPRIIACGTKMAAIGMAIRFIGGPVVMSAASVVVGLRGVRLHTAIVQAALPQGIVPFVFAREYGLHPDILSTGVIFGMLVSLPVTLLYYILLGL, encoded by the exons ATGATAGGTGCAAATGATTTTTACAAAGTAATGTGTGCAATGGTGCCATTATACTTTGCTATGCTGGTAGCATATGGTTCAGTGAAATGGTGGAAGATATTCTCACCAGAGCAATGCTCCGGCATCAACCGTTTCGTCGCGGTATTTGCCGTTCCGGTGCTATCCTTCCACTTCATATCTCAGAACAATCCTTACCAAATGGATACGAAGTTTATATTGGCTGATACTTTGTCAAAGATTTTGGTTCTTGTGTTGTTGTCACTTTGGGCTATTTGTAAAGGGCAGTTGGATTGGTTGATCACTCTCTTCTCTGTCTCAACTTTGCCTAACACTTTGGTTATGGGCATTCCTTTGCTTAATGCTATGTATGGTGATTTCACTCAAAGCCTCATGGTTCAGCTTGTTGTCCTTCAATGCATTATCTG GTATACTTTACTGTTATTCCTGTTTGAATATAGAGCTGCCACCATACTAATCAAGAACCAATTCCCTGGCAATGCTGCCGCGGCCATAACCAAATTCGAGATCGACAACGATATCATCTCACTAGACGGCCGTAGTCCCCTTTGTACAGAATCAGAAATCGACAGAAACGGACGTATCCATGTCCGTATCCGTCGATCAACATCCTCCGCACCAGAATCCGCATTTTCATCCTCCATAGGCATCACACCTAGGGCATCAAATCTCTCCAATGCAGAAATCTTCTCCGTTCACACGCCTTTACAGGATATCCCGTTCGGACACGGGGACCTGGGCGTCGGGTTTCGTGCAGCGAGTAGTCCTAGGTTGTCCGGCGGCTACGCGTCGTCGGACCCCTGCTACTCGCTGCAGCCGACGCCAAGGGCGTCGAATTTCAACGAGTTGGACACGACTACGTGTACAACAACGGGGAATACCCCGATGTGGGTGATGTCCCCGGTGGCGGGGAAGGTGTGCAGGCAGCCGTCTCCATCAGCTAAAATGGCCGCGTGGGAGTCGCCAGGGAAGTCATGTCTAAATGGAGTCTCCAGACAAGGGTACAGAGATGATGTTGGAG AAAAGGAAATTAGCTTCAGAGATATTTCAAATTTCCCAGTGCAAGGAGGAGCTGCAGATTCAGCAAATAACATTAAACAAGAAATGCCAAATGCTTTAGTCATGCTAAGGCTCATTATTGTTATGGTTGGGAGAAAGCTTTCACGTAATCCAAATACTTACTCCAGTATTATAGGACTTCTCTGGTCTCTTATCTCATTCAG ATGGAATGTGGGGATGCCAAGTTTGGTGAAATattccattaaaataatttcagaTGCAGGTCTTGGAATGGCAATGTTCAGCTTAG GGTTGTTCATGGCACTTCAACCTCGAATAATTGCGTGTGGCACGAAAATGGCAGCAATAGGGATGGCCATAAGATTTATAGGTGGACCTGTAGTAATGTCAGCTGCTTCTGTAGTCGTTGGCCTTAGAGGAGTTCGACTTCATACTGCAATTGTACAG GCAGCTCTTCCCCAAGGTATCGTTCCATTTGTCTTCGCAAGAGAATATGGATTGCATCCCGACATACTAAGTACTGG GGTTATATTTGGGATGCTGGTTTCATTACCAGTAACCCTCctttattatatacttttagggctatga